The proteins below come from a single Gimesia alba genomic window:
- a CDS encoding alkaline phosphatase D family protein: protein MFDYQQLQAAIKSENGVSRRLFLSYGAALSSLPFLTPAAWADRSPVFKKDPFTLGVASGDPDSNSVILWTRLAPEPLEPNGGMGPQAVEVRWEVADDEGFQKLVASGTAQATPQLGHTVHVEVPGLQPDRWYWYRFQAGDAVSPVGRTRTMPVASTMPEQLKFAFASCQNFEQGLFTAYEQMARDDVDLVFHLGDYIYEYASGRNGKVRTHLGPEIESLGDYRVRYSQYRSDPLLHQMHAKCPWFLTWDDHEFDNNCAGDISEESQVDPVEYLLRRANAYQVYYEMMPLRPRSLPRGPHMQIYRQASFGRLADFFVLDTRQYRTDQPNGDKKSPLNDAALARKNSLLGSRQRNWLQSKMIASNSTWNVLAQQVMMGMVGFTQKEGPLAYSMDQWPGCAYERMGLMKFLEERRVPNPVVLTGDIHSNWVNNLRVDDRNTETPVIATEFVGTSISSGGNGMQKRKGHAELLSNNPCVQFQNSERGYVRCTLTPAKWTSEYMVVDDVTKPGGHVTPRAAFVVEAGTPGAHPA, encoded by the coding sequence ATGTTCGATTATCAACAACTCCAGGCAGCGATTAAATCCGAGAACGGCGTCAGTCGGCGGTTATTTCTATCCTATGGGGCGGCGTTATCCTCTCTACCGTTTTTGACACCGGCAGCCTGGGCCGACCGATCGCCGGTTTTTAAGAAAGATCCGTTTACGCTGGGTGTGGCGTCGGGCGATCCTGACTCGAACAGTGTGATTTTGTGGACACGACTGGCACCCGAACCTTTGGAACCGAATGGTGGCATGGGGCCGCAGGCTGTGGAAGTGCGCTGGGAAGTCGCAGACGACGAAGGGTTTCAAAAACTGGTGGCTTCCGGAACCGCTCAGGCAACGCCCCAATTAGGTCATACGGTGCACGTGGAAGTGCCCGGCTTACAGCCGGACCGCTGGTACTGGTATCGTTTTCAGGCCGGTGATGCCGTCAGTCCTGTGGGGCGTACGCGAACCATGCCTGTTGCATCAACAATGCCCGAGCAGCTGAAGTTTGCGTTTGCGTCCTGTCAGAACTTTGAGCAGGGATTATTTACCGCGTATGAGCAGATGGCCCGCGATGACGTCGATCTGGTTTTTCACTTAGGAGATTACATTTACGAGTATGCCTCCGGTCGGAATGGAAAAGTCCGCACACATCTGGGACCTGAAATTGAATCATTGGGTGATTATCGCGTGCGTTATTCCCAATATCGTTCGGACCCGCTGTTGCATCAGATGCATGCGAAATGTCCCTGGTTTCTGACGTGGGATGATCACGAATTTGATAACAATTGCGCGGGAGACATTTCCGAGGAATCGCAGGTCGATCCGGTTGAGTATCTGTTGCGTCGTGCCAACGCCTATCAGGTGTATTATGAAATGATGCCGCTCCGCCCACGCTCGTTGCCGCGGGGGCCGCATATGCAAATCTATCGGCAGGCGTCCTTTGGTCGATTGGCTGATTTCTTCGTGCTGGATACGCGGCAGTATCGTACGGATCAGCCGAACGGGGACAAGAAGTCACCCCTGAATGATGCCGCACTGGCCAGAAAGAATTCCTTATTAGGAAGTCGCCAGCGCAACTGGCTGCAGTCAAAGATGATTGCATCCAACAGTACCTGGAATGTCCTGGCACAACAGGTGATGATGGGCATGGTCGGCTTCACTCAGAAGGAAGGGCCGCTCGCTTATTCGATGGATCAGTGGCCCGGTTGTGCGTATGAACGGATGGGGCTGATGAAGTTTCTCGAAGAGCGGCGGGTTCCCAATCCGGTCGTACTGACGGGGGACATTCATTCGAACTGGGTGAATAATTTGCGTGTGGATGATCGGAACACGGAGACGCCGGTGATCGCGACCGAATTTGTAGGCACGTCGATCAGCAGCGGCGGAAATGGTATGCAGAAGCGAAAGGGGCATGCCGAATTGCTGTCGAACAATCCGTGTGTGCAGTTCCAGAATTCCGAGCGTGGTTATGTGCGTTGTACCTTAACTCCGGCGAAATGGACGAGCGAGTACATGGTGGTTGACGATGTAACGAAGCCGGGCGGTCATGTGACACCCCGGGCGGCGTTTGTTGTGGAAGCGGGGACTCCCGGTGCCCATCCAGCGTAA